The Solanum pennellii chromosome 7, SPENNV200 DNA segment TGATTATCCAGGAAATACTTTTATACCTGGAATGAAACTTGGACGTAATTTGGTCACGAGCATGGATTGGTATATGTCGTCTTGGAAGAGCATTGATGATCCTTCTCCTGGTGAATATATAAACCGTCTTGATTCTCATGGATACCCGCAATTGTTTGTGTGGAAAAATTCAACTATAGTGTCTAGCTCAGGGATATGGAAAGGTAATGCATTTACTGTTAGTGCTAATAGTAGACCAAATACACATTACACTTCCGAGTTTATAATTAATCAGCAGGAAATTTACTACCAATTCAAGCTTAAGAACGAGTCACTGCCCAGCAGGATGGTGCTCAACCCGGAAGGGCTGATAGAACACCTAACATGGATTGAGAGCAGTCAAAGCTGGTTTCTGTACTCAACAGTACAGTTTGATAACTGTGGTCGTTTTGCTTTATGCGGTCCTTATGCAAGTTGCAACATCAATAACTCCCCTCCATGTGACTGTTTGCAAGGTTTCAATCCTAGGTATTGTTAAAATGAGTGATCATCACACCTTAAGCTATTAGCGATAACACACTTGATTACTTAGTTATGATCTCACACGCCCCTTCATGTGTGTGTTCGATTCTATTTCTTGGACCAAGCACATAGATATTATATTGATTACTTAATTATGACTTCACAGGGTTCCTCAACAGTCTGCAGCAGATTGGTCTTCTGGTTGTGTTAGGAGCACTTCTTTGGATTGTAACAAAGACGGTTTTCTTAAATTTACAGGCATCAAGATGCCTGATTCTAGAAATTCCTGGTTTAATAAGAGCATTAACCTTGAAGAATGTGAGAAATTATGCTTAGCTAATTGCAACTGTACAGCCTACTCAAATCTTGATGTCAGAAATGGCGGAAGTGGATGCTTACTATGGTTCGGAGATCTCATTGATATTCGAGAGTTGAGCCAAAATGAGCAAAACCTGTTTGTGAGAGTTGCTGCTTCTGAAATAGGTAATGACCCTACTCTGCACcattttcattttgttgttCAATATATAAATGCACAGCTCTTTGAAACTGAAGAATCCCTGGTCAACAAATTACTTATTACCAAGTTTGCAGGCAGCGCTTCAAAACAAAAGGAGACGTATATGTAAATTGAGGACTGCTTATGAACTAATTATTGAACATATTCAGACAGGAAGCAAAGGAGAAAGATGTCAGTCCTGATTGGTGTCATTTCAGCAGTGGTAGCAACATTTATCCTCAGCTTTTTAGCTTGGTTTTACttccaaaaaaggaaaagaagaataGGTAATATACTTGAGTCACTCTTGTCTACAACTTCATAAGAAAATTGTCAAGTCTAAATGCTGTGCTGGCTGGGTGAATTTTCTATCTAGCTGACATTGGTTGCCTTTACTAAATTCTCATTGATATCATGTTTGTGGTGGGCGTATGTATATTGACAGGTCCAGAAGTTGAAAATGAGGACATGGAGCTTCcattgtttgatttaattactGTTACTACTGCCACTGGGAACTTCTCTGCTACGAATGTGATCGGGAAGGGTGGATTTGGACCGGTTTACAAGGTAAATCAACTTTGATCCTCAACGTCTAACTTAAAATGGCATGTTTGACCCTTGATAGAAATTGCAGGGTATCCTACCAAATGGACAAGAGATAGCAGTGAAGAGGTTATCAAAGCATTCTGGACAAGGCTTACGAGAGTTAAAAAATGAATTCGTTCTCATTTCCAAGCTGCAACACAGGAACCTTGTCAAGCTTTTAGGTTGCTGCCTTGAAAGAGAAGAACGGATGCTCATCTATGAGTTTATGCCCAATGCTAGCTTGGACTATTTCATTTTTGGTCTGCTTTTCATGATCCATTAGTAAATAGTACTTGATATACGTCCTCAATATCTCTGCATCACTCAATGATTAGTTCTCCGTTGTGCAGATCCAAGcagaaaaacttcactttcatGGAAGAACCGCTTTGAAATTGCTATAGGAATATCTAGAGGTCTTCTTTACCTTCACCAGGACTCAAGATTAAGAATTATTCACAGAGATCTCAAGACCAGCAACATCTTATTAGATACTGACATGAATGCCAAAATTTCTGACTTCGGCCTTGCCAAGATATTTGGTGGAGATCAAGTGGAAGGAGAAACTAAGAGTATAGTAGGGACATAGTAAGTTtctgttaggttttatttgtcctaaatttcttaccataaataggttttcctttaaggaaaaggttttgaattgactaatcccttttctggtaggaaaaggtttaggactctataaatagaggcatgttccttctaacttaattagcattcacaatgtagtcttaagggatTTGAGAGTtgtggttagagggagaatttgtgggtcacaagcttgatacgttatcacttgtgtgaacctcccatgtattccgagtgatttggttgaggttgtttccctctgtattttgtactctcatatttatagtggattgctcatctcctttgtggacgtaggtcgattgaccgaaccacgttaaatctttgtgtcttttggtatatttctcgttgtcttcttactcgtggtcttttgaggtttgctttgctagcttccgcgtttacacctgcttattttcggtcctaacaagtggtatcagagccagattcaatgacggagtcacgtttagtggttcgataatcgattattgaaccaggttagaaggaggtgttcatcttgacgggtgtagttctagccgcaactattttgacagtaatgaagattttgttggagaaattgtttcagagaggttctctgtgttgagacataaattttgcaaaggagattatggagaggagaagcaagttgttgaagattaagtgaagaaggtggacaaatttattttgtcagaaattcaggccaagggggagatttgttgggttttatttgccctaaatttcttaccataaataggttttccttttaggaaaaggttttggattgactaatccttttcttgtaggaaaaggtttaggactctataaatagaggaatgttccttctaacttaatcagcattcacaatgtagtcttaagggctttgagagttttggttagagggagaatttgtgggtcacaagcttgatacgttatcacttgtgtgaacctcccatgtattccgagtgatttggttgaggttgtttccctctgtattttgtactctcatatttatagtggattgctcatctcctttgtggacgtaggtcgattgaccgaaccacgttaaatctttgtgtcttttggtatatttctcgttgtcttcttactcgtggtctttcgaggtttgctttgctagcttccgcgtttacacctgcttattttcggtcctaacaagtggtatcagagccagattcaatgatggagtcaggtttagtggttcgataattgatgattgaaccaggttagaaggatgtgttcatcttgacgggtgtagttgtagtcgcaacctttttgacagtaatgaagattttgttggagaaattgtttcagagaggttctctgtgttgagacat contains these protein-coding regions:
- the LOC107025306 gene encoding G-type lectin S-receptor-like serine/threonine-protein kinase At4g27290; this translates as MSQNLSKGLLILFLCSHFFFILLISAESDTITTDRSIRDGDTIVSASGIYELGFFSSGNRKNRYVGIWYKKISTQTVVWVANRDIPLNDTSGVLTLKPNGILVLVDNSNTSIWSSNSSRSLKDPKARILDSGNLVVNDGNERDLEINFAWQSFDYPGNTFIPGMKLGRNLVTSMDWYMSSWKSIDDPSPGEYINRLDSHGYPQLFVWKNSTIVSSSGIWKGNAFTVSANSRPNTHYTSEFIINQQEIYYQFKLKNESLPSRMVLNPEGLIEHLTWIESSQSWFLYSTVQFDNCGRFALCGPYASCNINNSPPCDCLQGFNPRVPQQSAADWSSGCVRSTSLDCNKDGFLKFTGIKMPDSRNSWFNKSINLEECEKLCLANCNCTAYSNLDVRNGGSGCLLWFGDLIDIRELSQNEQNLFVRVAASEIDRKQRRKMSVLIGVISAVVATFILSFLAWFYFQKRKRRIGPEVENEDMELPLFDLITVTTATGNFSATNVIGKGGFGPVYKGILPNGQEIAVKRLSKHSGQGLRELKNEFVLISKLQHRNLVKLLGCCLEREERMLIYEFMPNASLDYFIFDPSRKTSLSWKNRFEIAIGISRGLLYLHQDSRLRIIHRDLKTSNILLDTDMNAKISDFGLAKIFGGDQVEGETKSIVGTYGYMSPEYVVDGKYSVKSDVYSIGVIILEIVSGRRNRKFHHLEHHHNLLGHAWLLWTEGNALELMDECLKESFSESQVLRCIQVGLLCVQKLPEDRPIMASVVFWLGNEGLVLPQPKHPGFFTERNPMESTDEEYLSNNATLTVLEPR